From a region of the Streptacidiphilus albus JL83 genome:
- a CDS encoding rhomboid family intramembrane serine protease, whose protein sequence is MLPFSGAPPPARPWTLRATGLLRTAATAGTDGRLRRLPLVTCLLIAVNSVVFLIGPVSGLDPLYGEGAHRAAAIAAYYQHWGVVPRELLDNRAGPGESLGVPALSVLSAMFVHAGWVHLLGNMIFLYVFGTLVEARMGRLSFLLFYVAVGYLATYGYALVEQHGANGTVSLVGASGAIAGVLGACLRLYPRARVTVVIPLLLFLPLRFPAWLVLVLWFAIQALSVRSAAAGQPDVAYVAHLIGFTGGFLFAWLLYCRRRGYAGPSALPPSLPPSQETLQ, encoded by the coding sequence ATGCTCCCCTTCTCCGGCGCACCCCCGCCCGCCCGCCCGTGGACCCTGCGCGCGACCGGCCTGCTGCGCACGGCGGCCACCGCCGGGACGGACGGACGGCTCCGCCGGCTGCCGCTGGTGACCTGTCTGCTGATCGCCGTCAACAGCGTGGTGTTCCTGATCGGGCCGGTCTCCGGGCTCGACCCGCTGTACGGGGAGGGCGCGCACCGCGCCGCCGCGATCGCGGCCTACTACCAGCACTGGGGAGTGGTCCCGCGCGAGCTGCTGGACAACCGGGCCGGGCCCGGGGAGTCCCTGGGCGTCCCGGCGCTCTCGGTGCTCAGCGCGATGTTCGTGCACGCCGGCTGGGTGCACCTGCTCGGCAACATGATCTTCCTGTACGTCTTCGGCACCCTGGTCGAGGCCAGGATGGGACGGCTCTCCTTCCTCCTCTTCTATGTCGCCGTCGGCTACCTGGCGACCTACGGCTACGCGCTGGTGGAGCAGCACGGCGCCAACGGCACGGTCAGCCTGGTGGGGGCCTCGGGGGCGATCGCCGGGGTGCTGGGCGCCTGCCTGCGGCTCTACCCGAGGGCGCGGGTGACCGTCGTGATCCCGCTGCTGCTGTTCCTGCCGCTGCGGTTCCCGGCCTGGCTGGTGCTGGTGCTGTGGTTCGCGATCCAGGCCCTCTCGGTGCGCAGCGCCGCCGCCGGGCAGCCCGACGTGGCGTACGTGGCGCACCTGATCGGCTTCACCGGGGGCTTCCTCTTCGCCTGGCTGCTCTACTGCCGACGGCGCGGCTACGCTGGGCCGTCCGCCCTTCCACCGTCCCTCCCACCGTCCCAGGAGACCCTCCAGTGA
- a CDS encoding C40 family peptidase produces MGSLSRTAVTLAAASAALVAGGGSALADPGAPTTPDGVKQQVDALYGQAEVAGQRYDGAVEQEHALQRQVALIEQHVADEQQDVNLLTQSMGSLAAAEYRQGGGLDPLMDLMFSSDPEQYLQRATALQQADGSLAALLQNVRDEQRQLAEDRGVALSELNRLEQVRRLIAGSKAEVQHRLGRAQALLSTLSGSERDQLAQAEDSAAAAAAQAAGVALPGDQGPASSGAAIALAAARSAIGRPYVYGATGPGAFDCSGLMYWSWRHAGVALPRTSQGQAFAGRSIPFGQARPGDLVIFFGDRHHVGMYAGNGMVIHAPYPGARVRYERAADMPIAEVVRV; encoded by the coding sequence GTGGGATCACTCTCCCGCACCGCCGTGACCCTCGCCGCCGCCTCGGCCGCCCTGGTGGCCGGCGGTGGCAGCGCCCTCGCCGACCCCGGCGCACCGACCACGCCGGACGGGGTCAAGCAGCAGGTCGACGCGCTCTACGGGCAGGCCGAGGTGGCCGGCCAGCGCTACGACGGCGCGGTCGAGCAGGAGCACGCGCTGCAGCGACAGGTCGCGCTGATCGAGCAGCACGTCGCCGACGAGCAGCAGGACGTCAACCTCCTGACCCAGAGCATGGGGTCGCTCGCCGCCGCGGAGTACCGGCAGGGCGGCGGCCTCGACCCGCTGATGGACCTGATGTTCAGCTCCGACCCCGAGCAGTACCTGCAGCGCGCGACCGCGCTGCAGCAGGCGGACGGCTCGCTCGCGGCGCTGCTGCAGAACGTCCGCGACGAGCAGCGGCAGCTGGCCGAGGACCGGGGAGTGGCGCTGTCCGAGCTGAACCGGCTGGAGCAGGTCCGCCGGCTCATCGCCGGCAGCAAGGCCGAGGTGCAGCACCGGCTCGGCCGGGCCCAGGCGCTGCTGTCCACCCTCAGCGGCAGCGAGCGCGACCAGCTCGCCCAGGCCGAGGACTCGGCCGCGGCCGCGGCCGCGCAGGCCGCCGGGGTGGCCCTGCCCGGCGACCAGGGCCCGGCCAGCAGCGGCGCCGCGATCGCGCTGGCGGCGGCCCGCAGCGCCATCGGCCGGCCCTACGTCTACGGGGCGACCGGCCCCGGGGCCTTCGACTGCTCGGGGCTGATGTACTGGTCCTGGCGGCACGCCGGGGTGGCGCTGCCGCGCACCTCGCAGGGCCAGGCCTTCGCCGGGCGCAGCATCCCGTTCGGCCAGGCCCGGCCGGGCGACCTGGTGATCTTCTTCGGCGACCGGCACCACGTCGGGATGTACGCGGGCAACGGGATGGTCATCCACGCCCCCTACCCTGGAGCCCGGGTGCGCTACGAGCGCGCCGCCGACATGCCGATCGCAGAGGTGGTCCGAGTCTGA
- a CDS encoding C40 family peptidase yields the protein MTVLTAAAATAVALSAQAAAQAAPTLTLSQAKSEVAADRQAADVATQKYDDAQSQQQAIQQKVTLLQNEIAAQQASINKELSQLGGEAAAQYRDGAVDPAVQLMLSSDPSAYLNQASAQGEVDSTQAALLSNVTAAEAILAREKAEATAELQQQQALLSTMQSTKATALGKLKSAQAVLDALTPAEQDQVGGGGGYGTIAHNGSTMSPSQVDLSGISSAAATAMRAALSKVGVAPYVWAAAGPDSFDCSGLVMWSYAQAGIQLPHSSYADESVGSAVSLSDIQVGDIVVLENGAHVGMYAGNGMVVNAPEYGYTVSIMPISDFGGIVAIRRV from the coding sequence GTGACGGTCCTCACCGCGGCCGCGGCCACGGCCGTGGCGCTCTCGGCGCAGGCCGCGGCGCAGGCTGCACCGACGCTCACGCTGAGCCAGGCGAAGAGCGAGGTGGCGGCGGACCGCCAGGCGGCGGACGTGGCGACGCAGAAGTACGACGACGCGCAGAGCCAGCAGCAGGCGATCCAGCAGAAGGTGACGCTGCTGCAGAACGAGATAGCCGCCCAGCAGGCCTCGATCAACAAGGAGCTGTCGCAGCTCGGCGGCGAGGCCGCGGCCCAGTACCGGGACGGCGCGGTGGACCCCGCCGTCCAGCTGATGCTCTCCTCGGACCCGAGCGCCTACCTGAACCAGGCCTCGGCCCAGGGCGAGGTCGACTCCACCCAGGCCGCCCTGCTGTCCAATGTCACGGCGGCGGAGGCCATCCTGGCCCGGGAGAAGGCCGAGGCCACGGCCGAGCTCCAGCAGCAGCAGGCGCTGCTGTCCACCATGCAGTCCACCAAGGCCACCGCGCTGGGCAAGCTCAAGTCGGCGCAGGCGGTGCTGGACGCGCTCACCCCGGCCGAGCAGGACCAGGTCGGCGGGGGCGGCGGCTACGGCACCATCGCCCACAACGGCAGCACCATGTCGCCGAGCCAGGTCGACCTCTCCGGCATCTCCTCGGCCGCCGCCACGGCCATGCGGGCGGCGCTGAGCAAGGTCGGGGTCGCCCCCTACGTCTGGGCCGCGGCCGGCCCCGACTCCTTCGACTGCTCGGGCCTGGTGATGTGGTCCTACGCCCAGGCCGGCATCCAGCTCCCGCACTCCTCCTACGCGGACGAGTCGGTGGGCAGTGCGGTCTCGCTCTCCGACATCCAGGTCGGCGACATCGTGGTGCTGGAGAACGGCGCCCACGTCGGGATGTACGCCGGCAACGGGATGGTGGTGAACGCCCCCGAGTACGGCTACACCGTCTCCATCATGCCGATCAGCGACTTCGGCGGGATCGTCGCCATCCGCCGGGTCTGA
- a CDS encoding glycosyltransferase family 87 protein has translation MSRTLLLLAVTDVLPFGGLALTSDVKVIYQGWAQVLQTGTFPLDDMTWQYPPLAALVMVAPGWLPCSYFTGFLVLVVVCDALAGALLLRAARRGGSGAGVWLWVAGVPLLGPTVYCRFDLVVSAVAMAGLLAAARRPVLGGVLAGLGAMLKVWPLLTVLGLPRGRRTRDAWAAVAGSALAVGFVCAVTMNGAFSFLRFQADRGVEVESLGALPFEAAHLFGWPGTAAMNYGSVELLGPGVALVGHAMVALSLGGFGWLLLWRARSRRWSAATPADAALAALLLFVVTSRVISPQYLVWLIGLAAVCLTHRRTTQRPVAWLLLAAGAMTFLEFPLLFGQVMNFGLFGSLALVLRNLLLAAAALLSCRRLWRGSVAAEPAVSAGPRADRLATAR, from the coding sequence GTGAGCCGGACCCTGCTGCTGCTCGCGGTGACCGACGTGCTGCCGTTCGGCGGGCTCGCGCTCACCAGCGACGTCAAGGTGATCTACCAGGGCTGGGCCCAGGTGCTGCAGACCGGCACCTTCCCGCTGGACGACATGACCTGGCAGTATCCGCCGCTGGCGGCGCTGGTGATGGTGGCGCCGGGATGGCTGCCCTGCTCGTACTTCACCGGCTTCCTGGTGCTGGTGGTGGTCTGCGACGCGCTGGCCGGGGCGCTGCTGCTGCGGGCCGCGCGGCGCGGCGGCTCGGGCGCCGGGGTGTGGCTCTGGGTGGCCGGGGTGCCGCTGCTCGGGCCGACCGTGTACTGCCGCTTCGACCTGGTGGTGTCGGCGGTGGCGATGGCCGGCCTGCTGGCGGCGGCCCGGCGGCCGGTGCTCGGCGGGGTGCTGGCCGGGCTGGGCGCGATGCTGAAGGTCTGGCCGCTGCTGACGGTGCTGGGCCTGCCCCGGGGGCGGCGGACCCGGGACGCCTGGGCCGCCGTCGCCGGCTCGGCGCTGGCGGTCGGCTTCGTCTGCGCGGTGACCATGAACGGCGCCTTCTCCTTCCTCCGCTTCCAGGCCGACCGAGGGGTGGAGGTGGAGTCGCTGGGCGCGCTGCCGTTCGAGGCGGCGCACCTGTTCGGCTGGCCCGGCACCGCCGCGATGAACTACGGCTCGGTCGAACTCCTCGGCCCCGGCGTGGCGTTGGTCGGCCATGCGATGGTGGCGCTGTCGCTGGGCGGCTTCGGCTGGCTGCTGCTGTGGCGGGCCAGGTCCCGGCGCTGGAGCGCGGCCACGCCGGCCGACGCGGCGCTGGCCGCGCTGCTGCTGTTCGTGGTGACCAGCCGGGTGATCAGCCCGCAGTACCTGGTCTGGCTGATCGGGCTGGCCGCCGTCTGCCTGACCCACCGGCGGACCACCCAGCGGCCGGTGGCCTGGCTGCTGCTGGCGGCGGGCGCGATGACCTTCCTGGAGTTCCCGCTGCTGTTCGGCCAGGTGATGAACTTCGGCCTGTTCGGCAGCCTGGCGCTGGTGCTGCGCAACCTGCTGCTGGCGGCGGCGGCGCTGCTCTCCTGCCGTCGGCTGTGGCGCGGCAGCGTCGCGGCGGAGCCGGCGGTCAGCGCAGGGCCGCGAGCAGATCGGCTCGCCACAGCGCGGTGA
- a CDS encoding C40 family peptidase gives MASHRRPKNPSRTRVTVLTAAAATAVAITANAQSAQAAPQPTTASLKAQIAQLNTAADTAIQKYDGAQQQQQELQAQVTTLQNQVARQQAALNAKSASLGAVAAAQYRSGTVDASMQLLLAADPTDYLDQASTLAQLNSSQASELSQYKAQQATLDTEKSQAEAKLTALDSVSNDLAAAKATAQAKLAAAQALLNTLTAAQQQAVTGGGGSGAVGSPGGADYGPTADLGSSAPGDALEARAFAAAQTRIGKPYVLGATGPDEFDCSGLMMWAYAQAGEDITRTTYSQINEGTPVNSVADLQVGDLIFFNGDAHVGMYAGNGIVLHAPHPGAVVRYEELATVGSIYAMRHF, from the coding sequence GTGGCGTCCCATCGTCGTCCCAAGAATCCGAGTCGTACCCGGGTCACCGTGCTCACCGCCGCTGCCGCCACCGCCGTCGCCATCACCGCGAACGCGCAGTCGGCGCAGGCCGCGCCGCAGCCGACCACCGCCTCGCTCAAGGCCCAGATCGCCCAGCTGAACACCGCCGCCGACACCGCCATCCAGAAGTACGACGGCGCCCAGCAGCAGCAGCAGGAGCTCCAGGCGCAGGTGACCACGCTGCAGAACCAGGTGGCCCGGCAGCAGGCGGCCCTCAACGCCAAGTCCGCCAGCCTCGGCGCCGTGGCCGCCGCCCAGTACCGCAGCGGGACGGTGGACGCGTCCATGCAGCTGCTGCTGGCCGCCGACCCGACGGACTACCTCGACCAGGCCTCCACGCTCGCCCAGCTGAACAGCAGCCAGGCGTCGGAGCTGTCCCAGTACAAGGCCCAGCAGGCCACCCTGGACACCGAGAAGAGCCAGGCCGAGGCCAAGCTCACGGCCCTGGACTCGGTCAGCAACGACCTCGCCGCCGCCAAGGCGACCGCGCAGGCGAAGCTGGCGGCGGCCCAGGCGCTGCTGAACACGCTCACCGCGGCCCAGCAGCAGGCCGTGACCGGTGGCGGCGGCAGCGGTGCCGTCGGCTCCCCGGGCGGCGCCGACTACGGCCCCACCGCCGACCTGGGCAGCTCGGCCCCCGGCGACGCGCTGGAGGCCCGCGCCTTCGCCGCCGCGCAGACCCGGATCGGAAAGCCGTACGTCCTCGGCGCGACCGGCCCGGACGAGTTCGACTGCTCGGGCCTGATGATGTGGGCCTACGCCCAGGCCGGCGAGGACATCACCCGCACCACCTACAGCCAGATCAACGAGGGCACGCCGGTCAACAGCGTGGCCGACCTGCAGGTCGGCGACCTGATCTTCTTCAACGGCGATGCCCATGTCGGCATGTACGCGGGCAACGGCATCGTGCTGCACGCCCCGCACCCCGGCGCGGTCGTCCGCTACGAGGAACTGGCCACCGTCGGCTCCATCTACGCGATGCGCCACTTCTGA
- a CDS encoding NYN domain-containing protein translates to MVERARADAAEGLGGPDGAAPVPAVPAGPGADAGATADAGATADAGPAAETAAPPEEQLDRPLPEGVRRRVVGIAADALAAVPSAELPARLRPYAKFTPVQRARRGATAIAAALEAEPQFRLRIADRVRTGQPDLVTALESGLVPAAVDPQDVAAVAYLLRPAGWSKLVADAGEEVERAESEGAAAESARLIEKLQAELSALRETTRAESERSRIDLEAAKKDGDALRRKLRSLEADTKRAEAATRKVTAELDALRSSGATERGSADSELRRLKHRLAESEAALEAAKRASREGRSAEDMRLRLLLDVVLQGAQGLQRELGLPPLSGRPAESVEAVRPVTASPHDVARRALDADDPALLDQLLQLPLVHLLVDGYNVTKTGYPSLPLEKQRARLLNGLSLLATHSGAEVTCVFDGKDLDAPVPMAPPRGVRVLFSRSGETADELIRRLVRAEPEGRPVVVVSTDREVADGVRKAGARPVPSSMLLRRLVRT, encoded by the coding sequence GTGGTGGAGAGAGCCAGGGCGGACGCCGCCGAGGGCCTGGGAGGGCCCGACGGCGCGGCGCCGGTCCCTGCCGTGCCGGCCGGCCCCGGCGCGGATGCCGGGGCCACAGCGGACGCCGGGGCCACTGCGGACGCCGGGCCCGCGGCGGAGACCGCCGCGCCGCCGGAGGAGCAGCTCGACCGCCCGCTGCCGGAGGGCGTGCGGCGGCGGGTGGTGGGCATCGCCGCCGACGCGCTGGCCGCCGTCCCCTCCGCCGAGCTGCCCGCCCGGCTGCGCCCGTACGCCAAGTTCACCCCGGTCCAGCGGGCCCGGCGCGGGGCGACCGCCATCGCCGCCGCGCTGGAGGCCGAGCCGCAGTTCCGGCTGCGGATAGCGGACCGGGTCCGGACCGGCCAGCCGGACCTGGTCACCGCGCTGGAGTCGGGCCTGGTCCCGGCGGCGGTCGACCCCCAGGACGTCGCCGCCGTGGCCTACCTGCTGCGCCCGGCCGGCTGGAGCAAGCTGGTCGCGGACGCGGGCGAGGAGGTCGAGCGGGCCGAGTCCGAGGGCGCCGCCGCCGAGTCCGCCCGGCTGATCGAGAAGCTGCAGGCGGAGCTGTCGGCGCTGCGGGAGACCACCCGGGCCGAGTCCGAGCGGAGCCGGATCGACCTGGAGGCCGCGAAGAAGGACGGCGACGCGCTCCGCCGCAAGCTGCGCAGCCTGGAGGCGGACACCAAGCGGGCCGAGGCGGCCACCCGCAAGGTGACGGCCGAGCTGGACGCGCTGCGCTCCTCCGGGGCGACCGAGCGCGGCTCGGCCGACAGTGAGCTGCGCCGGCTGAAGCACCGGCTGGCCGAGTCGGAGGCGGCACTGGAGGCGGCCAAGCGGGCCTCCCGCGAGGGGCGCAGCGCCGAGGACATGCGGCTGCGGCTGCTGCTGGACGTGGTGCTGCAGGGGGCGCAGGGGCTCCAGCGGGAGCTGGGGCTGCCACCGCTCTCGGGCCGTCCGGCGGAGTCGGTGGAGGCGGTACGGCCGGTCACGGCCTCGCCGCACGACGTCGCCCGGCGCGCGCTGGACGCCGACGACCCGGCGCTGCTGGACCAGCTGCTCCAGCTGCCGCTGGTGCACCTGCTGGTCGACGGCTACAACGTGACCAAGACCGGCTACCCCTCGCTGCCGCTGGAGAAGCAGCGGGCGCGGCTGCTGAACGGCCTGTCGCTGCTGGCGACGCACAGCGGGGCCGAGGTGACCTGTGTCTTCGACGGCAAGGACCTGGACGCGCCGGTGCCGATGGCCCCGCCGCGCGGGGTGCGGGTGCTGTTCAGCCGCTCGGGGGAGACGGCGGACGAGCTGATCCGCCGACTGGTCAGGGCGGAGCCGGAGGGCCGCCCGGTGGTGGTCGTCTCCACCGACCGGGAGGTGGCGGACGGGGTGCGGAAGGCGGGCGCCCGGCCGGTGCCCTCGTCGATGCTGCTCAGGCGACTCGTACGCACCTGA
- a CDS encoding glycosyltransferase family 4 protein: MHTTLIVTNDFPPRPGGIQTFVHNMAVRMPAGRIVVYASTWRDGREVARFDAGQPFQVVRDRSSMLLPTARVTRRAVEILRAEDCGSVWFGAAAPLGLMAPALRRAGAERLLGMTHGHEAAWAQLPGSRQLLHRIGAGTDTLTYLGEYTRSRIAAAVGPKAASRMVQVPPGVDEKTFHPDSGGAEVRARLGLTDRPVIVCVSRLVPRKGQDTLIRALPGVLARIPDAVLLIVGDGPYRADLERLAAGTGVAGSVRFTGAVPWAELPAHYGAGDVYAMPCRTRRGGLDVEGLGIVYLEASATGLPVVAGDSGGAPDAVLEGETGYVVPGRDLQALTERLLTLLQDPELRARLGARGREWVEQNWRWDLLAHRLEGLL, from the coding sequence ATGCACACCACGCTGATCGTCACCAACGACTTCCCGCCCCGACCCGGAGGCATTCAGACCTTCGTCCACAACATGGCGGTGCGGATGCCCGCCGGACGGATCGTGGTCTACGCGTCGACCTGGCGGGACGGGCGCGAGGTCGCCCGCTTCGACGCCGGGCAGCCCTTCCAGGTGGTCCGCGACCGGAGCTCGATGCTGCTGCCCACGGCCCGGGTGACCAGGCGGGCCGTCGAGATCCTGCGGGCGGAGGACTGCGGCTCGGTCTGGTTCGGCGCGGCGGCGCCGCTCGGGCTGATGGCGCCCGCGCTGCGCCGGGCCGGGGCGGAGCGGCTGCTCGGCATGACGCACGGTCACGAGGCCGCCTGGGCCCAGCTCCCGGGCTCCCGGCAGCTGCTGCACCGGATCGGCGCGGGCACCGACACCCTCACCTATCTGGGCGAGTACACCCGCTCCCGGATCGCCGCGGCGGTCGGCCCGAAGGCCGCGTCCCGGATGGTGCAGGTGCCGCCGGGCGTGGACGAGAAGACCTTCCACCCGGACTCCGGCGGGGCCGAGGTCCGGGCCCGGCTCGGGCTGACGGACCGTCCGGTGATCGTCTGCGTCTCCCGGCTGGTGCCGCGCAAGGGCCAGGACACGTTGATCCGCGCCCTGCCCGGGGTGCTCGCCCGGATCCCGGACGCGGTGCTGCTGATCGTCGGCGACGGCCCCTACCGGGCCGACCTGGAACGCCTCGCGGCCGGGACCGGCGTGGCCGGCTCGGTCCGGTTCACCGGCGCCGTGCCCTGGGCGGAGCTCCCGGCGCACTACGGGGCCGGCGACGTCTACGCCATGCCCTGCCGGACCCGGCGCGGCGGCCTCGACGTCGAGGGCCTGGGCATCGTCTACCTGGAGGCCAGCGCCACCGGCCTGCCGGTGGTGGCCGGCGACTCCGGCGGCGCCCCGGACGCGGTGCTGGAGGGCGAGACCGGCTACGTCGTCCCCGGGCGCGACCTCCAGGCGCTCACCGAGCGGCTGCTGACGCTGCTTCAGGATCCGGAGCTGCGCGCCCGGCTGGGCGCGCGCGGCCGGGAGTGGGTCGAGCAGAACTGGCGCTGGGACCTGCTCGCCCACCGGCTGGAGGGTCTGCTGTAG
- a CDS encoding AMP-dependent synthetase/ligase, translating into MREFSLPALYEVPSGADLTDSIHRNAERHPDVAVVSGKIDGRWQDFTATEFLAQVRAAAKGLVAAGVEAGDRVALMSRTRYEWTLLDFAVWCAGGITVPVYETSSAEQVEWILGDSGAVACITELPRHDAVVGEIRERLPALRELWQIESGAVAELTRLGAEVPDAVIEERRATLGPDTIATIVYTSGTTGRPKGCQLTHANFLAELGNVTARLTPLFRTGESSVLLFLPEAHVLGRIAEIAAAMAPVRLGHLPDIKDVVAELATFRPTLILGVPRVFEKVYNSARAKAQSEGKGRIFDRAADIAIAYSRALDHGGPSLALKIQHKFYDALVYGKLRAALGGRATHAISGGAPLGERLGHFFRGVGFTVLEGYGLTETCAATAFNPHDAPRIGTVGQPLPGSSIRIAEDGEVLLKGPQVFTGYWQNPTATAEALHDGWFATGDVGNLDADGYLTITGRKKEIIVTAGGKNVAPAVIEDRIRAYPLIGECMVVGDRRPFIACLITIDPDFFPTWKKLNNKPAGATVADLLQDADLLAAVQSAIDDGNAAVSHAEAVKKFHILDSVLSEESGHLTPSLKLKRALVLKDFDAEIEALYTKR; encoded by the coding sequence GTGCGCGAGTTCAGCCTTCCGGCCCTTTACGAGGTGCCGAGCGGCGCAGACCTCACCGATTCCATCCACCGCAACGCCGAGCGCCATCCGGACGTCGCCGTGGTGAGCGGGAAGATCGACGGCCGGTGGCAGGACTTCACCGCCACCGAGTTCCTGGCCCAGGTCCGCGCCGCCGCCAAGGGCCTGGTCGCGGCCGGCGTCGAGGCCGGCGACCGGGTCGCGCTGATGTCCCGCACCCGGTACGAGTGGACGCTGCTCGACTTCGCCGTCTGGTGCGCCGGCGGGATCACCGTCCCGGTGTACGAGACCTCCTCCGCCGAGCAGGTCGAGTGGATCCTCGGCGACTCCGGCGCGGTCGCCTGCATCACCGAGCTGCCGCGCCACGACGCCGTGGTCGGCGAGATCCGGGAGCGGCTGCCGGCCCTGCGCGAGCTGTGGCAGATCGAGTCCGGGGCCGTCGCCGAGCTCACCCGGCTCGGCGCCGAGGTCCCGGACGCGGTGATCGAGGAGCGCCGGGCGACGCTGGGCCCGGACACCATCGCCACCATCGTCTACACCTCGGGCACCACCGGCCGCCCCAAGGGCTGTCAGCTGACCCACGCCAACTTCCTGGCCGAGCTGGGGAACGTCACCGCCCGGCTGACCCCGCTGTTCCGCACCGGCGAGTCCTCGGTGCTGCTGTTCCTGCCCGAGGCCCACGTCCTCGGCCGGATCGCCGAGATCGCCGCCGCGATGGCCCCGGTCCGGCTCGGCCACCTGCCCGACATCAAGGACGTCGTCGCCGAACTGGCGACGTTCCGGCCCACGCTGATCCTGGGCGTCCCCCGGGTCTTCGAGAAGGTCTACAACTCGGCCCGGGCCAAGGCGCAGAGCGAGGGCAAGGGCAGGATCTTCGACCGCGCCGCCGACATCGCCATCGCCTACAGCCGGGCCCTGGACCACGGCGGCCCCTCGCTGGCGCTCAAGATCCAGCACAAGTTCTACGACGCCCTGGTCTACGGCAAGCTGCGAGCCGCCCTCGGCGGCCGGGCCACCCACGCGATCTCCGGCGGCGCCCCGCTGGGCGAGCGGCTCGGCCACTTCTTCCGCGGCGTCGGCTTCACCGTGCTGGAGGGCTACGGCCTGACCGAGACCTGTGCGGCCACCGCCTTCAACCCGCACGACGCCCCGCGCATCGGCACCGTCGGCCAGCCGCTGCCGGGCTCCTCGATCCGGATCGCCGAGGACGGCGAGGTGCTGCTCAAGGGCCCGCAGGTGTTCACCGGCTACTGGCAGAACCCGACCGCCACCGCCGAGGCGCTGCACGACGGCTGGTTCGCCACCGGCGACGTCGGCAACCTGGACGCGGACGGCTACCTCACCATCACCGGCCGGAAGAAGGAGATCATCGTCACCGCCGGCGGCAAGAACGTCGCCCCGGCCGTGATCGAGGACCGGATCCGGGCCTACCCGCTGATCGGCGAGTGCATGGTGGTCGGCGACCGCCGCCCGTTCATCGCCTGTCTGATCACCATCGACCCGGACTTCTTCCCGACCTGGAAGAAGCTGAACAACAAGCCGGCCGGGGCCACCGTGGCCGACCTGCTGCAGGACGCCGACCTGCTGGCCGCCGTCCAGTCGGCGATCGACGACGGCAACGCGGCGGTCTCGCACGCCGAGGCGGTGAAGAAGTTCCACATCCTGGACAGCGTCCTGTCCGAGGAGTCCGGCCACCTCACCCCCTCGCTCAAGCTCAAGCGGGCGCTGGTGCTGAAGGACTTCGACGCCGAGATCGAGGCGCTCTACACCAAGCGCTGA
- a CDS encoding C40 family peptidase: protein MASHRRPKAPSRTRAVVLTAAAATAVAISAQSAAQAAPKLTLDQARSEVAADRQAATTQGEQYNQAQGEQQAIQQKVSQLQNEIARQQAAVNAQLAQLGAQAAAQYRDGAFDPSMQLMLSSDPTDYLDQASTQGELDATQANLLGSVKAQQTVLAREKAEATAELKQQQALLAQMQKAKSSALAKLAAAQSVLDSLTAAERAQVAASAGVGGGGTKAGGGTTAGGGTSAGGNGGSGSVGGISLDGISSAAATAMRAAMSKVGNAPYAWQGSGPNEFDCSGLVMWAYAQAGITLPHYSYSDETEGSPVASLADAKVGDIIVLESGAHVGLYAGNGMLLNAPEYGYDVSVQPISWFGQIVAIRRF, encoded by the coding sequence GTGGCGTCCCATCGTCGTCCCAAAGCGCCCAGCCGTACCCGGGCCGTGGTCCTCACGGCCGCCGCCGCCACCGCAGTGGCGATCTCCGCGCAGTCGGCAGCGCAGGCGGCGCCCAAGCTGACCCTGGACCAGGCCCGGAGCGAGGTGGCGGCGGACCGGCAGGCGGCCACCACCCAGGGCGAGCAGTACAACCAGGCCCAGGGCGAGCAGCAGGCGATCCAGCAGAAGGTCTCGCAGCTGCAGAACGAGATAGCGCGCCAGCAGGCCGCGGTCAACGCGCAGTTGGCGCAGTTGGGCGCCCAGGCGGCGGCCCAGTACCGCGACGGCGCGTTCGACCCCTCCATGCAGCTGATGCTCTCGTCGGACCCGACGGACTACCTGGACCAGGCGTCCACCCAGGGCGAGCTCGACGCCACCCAGGCCAACCTGCTGGGCAGCGTCAAGGCGCAGCAGACCGTCCTGGCCCGGGAGAAGGCCGAGGCCACGGCCGAGCTCAAGCAGCAGCAGGCGCTGCTCGCGCAGATGCAGAAGGCGAAGTCCAGCGCCCTGGCGAAGCTCGCGGCGGCGCAGAGCGTGCTCGACTCGCTCACCGCGGCCGAGCGGGCCCAGGTCGCGGCGAGCGCCGGCGTGGGCGGCGGCGGCACCAAGGCCGGTGGCGGCACGACGGCCGGTGGCGGCACGAGTGCCGGCGGCAACGGCGGCAGCGGCTCCGTGGGCGGCATCAGCCTGGACGGCATCTCCAGCGCGGCGGCGACCGCGATGCGGGCGGCCATGAGCAAGGTCGGCAACGCGCCGTACGCGTGGCAGGGCTCCGGCCCGAACGAGTTCGACTGCTCGGGCCTGGTGATGTGGGCCTACGCCCAGGCCGGGATCACGCTGCCGCACTACTCCTACTCCGACGAGACCGAGGGCAGCCCGGTCGCCTCGCTGGCCGACGCCAAGGTGGGCGACATCATCGTGCTGGAGAGCGGCGCCCACGTCGGCCTCTACGCCGGCAACGGCATGCTGCTCAACGCCCCGGAGTACGGCTACGACGTGTCGGTCCAGCCGATCAGCTGGTTCGGCCAGATCGTCGCGATCCGCCGGTTCTGA